The sequence GTGTTGTAAGTACATGAAAGGTAAGTATTGCCAAAAGGAAAACTCTCGTATTCCAAGGATTATTCAGTGGACATGCAATAGTCAGCCGACTTTCAAAGTTTTGAagactattattttttatgtttccaAAGATAAGGTATATCTGCTtgttttaatttgattttttagtagttgtttttatgttgtttttcattattcataatctttataattgaaattttcattttattgttttttaattaGCTGGAACTATCAAATATGAGGCCCACTGCTgctgagttcaaagctttgaaattGAGCAGTTTCAAGTTTGACACTGACTACAATTCTTACAAGAGTGTTCCTGTTCCCGAAGAGCCTTCTGTTGCTCAGAGTGACATTTCTGTCAAGCTTGATGCTTTTTCTGAGAAATTTGATGGGTTGGAGGTGAAGATCGATTTGCTGCATACTTCCCAACAGAAGATTTCTTCCGATTTGGTTGAGTTGAAAGAGTTTGTGTCTGCACAGTTTGTTTCTTTTGGTGCTCAGATGGCTTCAATGCAGACACAGTTTTCTACTGTTTTTGCCGATTCTTATGCTAAGGTATGTTAGTTTTTCAAtggttgtttttcaattttttttaagttgttttatactaatttaaattatattttcaatatagGACAAAGGCAGTGACTCTTCCAATGATGATGGTGGAAGTGGTAATGAAGAAGATTTTGATTTAGATGAATCTAAAGAAACTGATGGCAATGAAGAAGAGAATGTTATGGGTGATGAAGAAGGTGAAGGTAGTGAAGGTGAAGAGAAGGATGGTCAAGCTGATGAAGATTCTgagtcaaaagaaaaaaatgataaggGCAGTGATGATGAATGCACTGATAGTGAGGAGAAGGTAGATAAGTAGACAATGTAACTAGGTTTTAGTTACTTTGTGTGGTTTATTTCGTTGTAAGTCCGTTTAGGTAGTGGTCTTGTAATTCTATGTTCTTGTTATGTCTCTTcttatgttttagttttttttttttaaatttgcaaCTATTTTTCGgactatttatttgtatttattatgttatttagaTGACTGTGTTTATAGATTATGTTGTTCGCAATTATTGTTGGTCTTCTTATTTtacttgttgtttttattttgttttttagcTGTTATGTAGTTTTTTCTTAGTTGTTGAAgccttttacaaaaaaataacttcattttttttctatcttctctttcctttttttttttctgtatcAAGAAAATTTTGTTGATTTCAATGACGGATCTACTCAAATAGATGTTGAGGCTACTGTTCAGTCCGGTGTGAAAGCAGTTGAGATTATGGTAATGTtgcttttgtgttgttttttggttgtgtaAAGGTTGTTATTTTTTAACCTTGCTCtaattactttttaataccATATATAAACAGATGTCTTCAGATGGAATTGGTGGTGATTCTAGTAAACAGATTTCAGTTTCTGAAAATGTTGAGGTTACGGATCGTCGTCTTGTTTGTTTtgaggtatattttttttttatggttgttttttagtttcttcatACTTTTTGTGTTTAAcactgactttttttttttttcatttttttggaaaaaatatattagatggGTGCAACAGGTCTCAATGTTGATTCTAACATTGAACTTGTTGAAGATGACCCAATTCCCGTTGAAGAAACTCCTCTTGTTGACAAGAGGAAATCTAAGAAACCCATAGCGTTGACGTCTCCGTTTATGGAGTATGACTCTTCCGTTTCTAGTTCTAAAGATGGTTCTGATTATGGAGTTGTTAAGTATGCGGCTGGTTTGTGTCCTCTTGATCATAAGATTGGTGAAGATGTAGAACATAAAGACGAGAATGATTTTGACTTGTGGCTTGGTGAAGGACGGCGATCAAAGAAAGATCCGTAAGTGTTTAATTTCAGCACTTTTGTTGtgttttttgtatattttgttttttactttactatttatgtttcaattctatttttttttttatgttagccATGACAAGGACAAGGTTTACTTGAAGGGTAAGGATAAGATTGTTCCCCCTTTTCGTTTTGTCGTGGAAGATGTTGCAACCAAGATGTGGTTCCACAAGCTTGCATATCCTGGCCAATGTTTAACTAATTCTGtaagttaatttatttatttatttatttatttttttaaaaaaatgtcagTCTATAGTTTTCTTCATGTTGTTTGTTGGTTGTTTTGCAGTTGTTGATATGTAattcattttcttaattttgaacatttctcattttttattgtttagcaTTTGGATATAATTTTTTACTATCTACGTAAAAAAGGAAAGTATGCAAATGAGCCAAAGGTTAAGTTCACAACCACCGATTGCTTATTCTTCAAAACCATTCatgctttgtatgaaaaatttgTTGCACAGAAAAAAGATCATTGCTGATTATATCAGAGGTAGAAAAATGTTATGTGGTTCCCCTTGGCATTTGTGCGATCATGTTTTGTTTATCATCCATATGGAGACTGAATCACATTGGATTCTTGGTCGCTTGAATATTGAGGAAAGACGTATGTACATGTACAACTCCTTGTCGACTGCTATGAAAGATAGTGCCGCTATCAAAGCTTGTCAGCCATTTGCGGTGTTGTTGCCCCACTTTTTTGCTTTGTTCGATGAGttcaaaaaggaaaacaaaCCGGTTTGTTTAGACCCTTTCGAAGTTGTTAAGGTTGATGGTTTGCCTCAACAAACCTCGAAGTAagttgtttttagtttttattttcaagtgttgttttattttttttatgttattttcctttttttaagtttttctgatgttgttttttggttgttttccaGTGACTGTGGTTGTTTCGTGGCATCGTTTGCCGAATACTTCATTGATATGAAACCGATTCCTCCCATATTTGATGTTGAGAAACACCGTGATAGGCTTGCTGTGTTGTTCTATAAGTATGCTCGCATGAAAGAAGTGGATTTTATTGATAGTGAAGATGAGGCTCCTCCAAAGGGTCCAAAGAAGAATTTGTTTTAGTTATCTATttgttgttgttggaaatagtacttttttatttaGCTTTTGTTTTTTCTATTACCAGATTATGTTCATAATCATAGACAAGTTGTTGTTTctatcatgttttttttttattgaaattggttttttatttgttcctagttttggatttttaatttttatattcagTTTAACCCATGAAAGCATATCATTAACAACCTTATTACAACCATCTTACAAACGACTAAACTTGCATTTTAATCACTTTATGTAGTTTTGTTTCGTTCTTATTAATTTCAACTTTCTTGcactcatttaattatttaactataATATTTGATGTTCTTTGTATATTAATGAATAATACCAATTCTCTATTATCAATATCTCTCCAcataaaaatttacaataaaaaaaaatgtaacagcCAATAGTAATATGCAGTATgtttttctaaatgttttagtatagttgttttttggttgatgTGTAGTTGTTTGTACTTCTATGTTGTAATTCTTCTGCAGGTCTTTTTGTTATGTCCCTTTTGTCCACACTTGCCACActtgttttgtttctttatttccCAAGCTGCTGCCATTCTTCTTTTCCTCGACCTTCCAGACTTGATTCTTTCTTTTGGAGGCAACTGGGTATACTGTTTCTTCATATGTTTGCAACTGGGTATATTCAAAAAATTCTGGTAGTTCCCATTCTCTAACGTTTCCAACTGGGTATACTGTTTCTTCATATGTTTGCAGCCATGCTTTTGATGTGTAGTATTGTGCACAGtagttgtatgtgtttatgttcAAGTCCTTCATGACGGCGTCTGCATGGTTACATGGCATTTCATCTTTTTGAAATCTATTGCATGTGCACGTCTTCTCCTTCAAGTTTACTATTCTTGTTCTGTCTTCATCTATCACCTCAAATAGGTTTtggttaggttttatgccctaaataaaactcaatttcaatgtaatctattttattcaacatctatttttcattcatttgtgtatgttttggttcactttatcaattgcttgtcaatttgatttataaattcatcttaaacccttttcacatacttgatcatgtttattgtgctgtcatcacattggaaagtaaacatgactatgtgaataaagtttcctagatttatcagacacagggttttactgatatgataatctacaacaagagtttacttgtatttggagaaatactatgttctttccagaacattggttaaagtaaagctcaggttggatgcatggagtatgcatcgaaagggaccgatattgaactttgacttagatttaattaaacttaccgtagaatctattcaagttaatatcgcctagttgatcctagatcaaatgatcttaatcctgttatgattaggctcaatcttgaaaggctattcgtgttctttgatttgttagttaagcctacttttaggtcagggtgatacgtacattttgggaacacggtagtgcaattgagtgggagcgctagcattaacatggaatctatagcttctatctggcgaatagtaagcaaaggatgatctccttcgagcttgaccaaacgaaaataaatggcggagatctcatttcacataagctgaaatatcatttatacggggtcaagtgttttaaggataaaatacatagtagggtgttacggtaatctaatccctttacagtgtagatcattcatatagaggatcattgatcaaattaggattataacaatggataactaatgatgtgtctatatggtggaacatatagagcattctatatactgagagtgcaattctaagttctatgcgtggattcaacgaagaattaataagttagtgaatttcagtgctaaattcttgatctacttattggaagctcggttatatagacccatggtccccccactagttgagataatattgtttgtaagactcatgtaattggttttgattaatcaattataattcacaaattagactatgtctatttgtgaaattttcactaagtaagggcgaaattataaagaaagagttaataggggcatatttgttaattatgatactttgtatggttcaattaataaatatgataaatgacaatattatttaataattatttatagttattaaatagttagaatttgcatttaaatggttgaattaggaaattggcatttttgagaaaatcagatacaaaaggtgttaaaattgcaaaattgcaaaaagcaaggcccaatccattaagccatggccggccacctttgtaggctttttaagttgatattttcattattttaatgccaaataattcaaacctaaccctagtggattgctataaataggtagtgaaggcttcaagaaaattacactttctgaattagaaaaacctgagccttctctctcttctctagccgccactctctctctctattcttccttcatatttcgacctaccttagtgattagagtagtgcccacacacatcaagcaatacctcaatcatagtgaggaagatcgtgaagaaagatcatcagcaaaggagatacagcatcaaggattcagagaaagagatccaggttcagatcttgataatactctgctacagaaaggattcaagggttagagatctgaacggaaggagtcatttaattccgctgcacccaatgtaaggtttcttaaactttatatgtgtttaatttatcgttttagaaagttcttatataggatgttaataaacatacttgtgagtagatctaagatcctggtaaaataattccaacaggtgTCACCTGCAtgttttaaaccaactttaaaacaaccaaaaaactatGCAAAAACAACTGTTTTCATTTTACTTTATGCGAACAATAATCTCAACTTACTGTTAGTCGCAATGACTATACATAGTTCCCTATGAGTTTTTTCTCAGATGATGGTGTCAGCCTTGTTGTGCATTTTTGTGCCTCCTTTCTATTATTGTATGTCCACTCTTGCATTTGTGCCCTCAAGCACTCCATTAATGTTGTGACTGGTGTTTCCCTTGCTGCTAAATTTGCTGAGTTCAGTGCCTCAGCTATGTTTGATGTCATGGTAGAGTACCTATAATTTGGACAGTTTCTATCATAGttctactttttaaaaaaaaactcaaacacAACGCAAAAACAACGCAAATACAACGCTTAAAATATCTGAATATGTAATTAATGTTATcctttttatttgttttcacCTGTTGTTTTCTGAATGATACCTTGACCATTTTTCATGGCCAATTTTTTCCAGGTACGATCTTATGCGCTTATCTAAGTTGTCTAGCTCCCTCATATGGAATTCAAACTCCATTTCTGTGTAAGCTTTTGCAGTTGCAAAGATTGGAGCTCTGAAAtgctttgcattttttttttgaattttgttttgaggTTCGACAAGAGGTGGAAGATGCAGTAGCCATGTGTTATTTCAGGGAACACTTTCCTAGTT is a genomic window of Cannabis sativa cultivar Pink pepper isolate KNU-18-1 chromosome 9, ASM2916894v1, whole genome shotgun sequence containing:
- the LOC115712686 gene encoding uncharacterized protein LOC115712686; amino-acid sequence: MMSSDGIGGDSSKQISVSENVEVTDRRLVCFEMGATGLNVDSNIELVEDDPIPVEETPLVDKRKSKKPIALTSPFMEYDSSVSSSKDGSDYGVVKYAAGLCPLDHKIGEDVEHKDENDFDLWLGEGRRSKKDPHDKDKVYLKGKDKIVPPFRFVVEDVATKMWFHKLAYPGQCLTNSHLDIIFYYLRKKGKYANEPKVKFTTTDCLFFKTIHALYEKFVAQKKDHC
- the LOC133030915 gene encoding uncharacterized protein LOC133030915 gives rise to the protein MFSKTCFGHFLKLPDFKVQPQVFHGLLLREVQQPNDAELWVMIRGVMLRFSIEEFALITGLDCEGDCSVLDFKQDVNRLSEKYWPTSSSITKESVRECFTTKRWGDSDEDAVKLAVLYFVEWFLLSGTKHKNVPRILDVVDSGRYNEFAWGQSSFELTISSLKGKLDSWVEGVRKARSSGKRPSVFYTLIGCPHVFQIWFYECCKYMKGKYCQKENSRIPRIIQWTCNSQPTFKVLKTIIFYVSKDKLELSNMRPTAAEFKALKLSSFKFDTDYNSYKSVPVPEEPSVAQSDISVKLDAFSEKFDGLEVKIDLLHTSQQKISSDLVELKEFVSAQFVSFGAQMASMQTQFSTVFADSYAKDKGSDSSNDDGGSGNEEDFDLDESKETDGNEEENVMGDEEGEGSEGEEKDGQADEDSESKEKNDKGSDDECTDSEEKVDK